A portion of the Eubacterium maltosivorans genome contains these proteins:
- a CDS encoding MerR family transcriptional regulator, whose translation MRTVKQVAALTGVSVRTLQYYDEIGVFKPTEVTEAGYRLYDDEALRTLQQILFFKELDFPLKDIREIMADPGFDKTRAFKKQRELLRARRDRLNKLLDLLDKLEKGESCVSFEAFDLSEYLRILEEFKKENTADIVRHWGSVEAFEQFMKKVKEDETHIAELAIKQYGSVAKYTAAMKDSIAHFSENMEKIEAMKQNGAIEKNAALMEALYSSREKDPASPEVQAIVGELIALGEEMNLNIDKGEHYWDMMIDWYLHNDAVIKAIDAQKGPGTSAFVGRALACYFGKERVRVQMHEKYGV comes from the coding sequence GTGAGAACCGTAAAGCAAGTAGCAGCGCTGACTGGCGTGAGCGTGAGGACGCTGCAGTATTATGATGAGATTGGCGTGTTTAAGCCCACCGAGGTCACAGAGGCGGGGTACCGGCTCTATGACGATGAGGCCCTGAGAACCCTTCAGCAGATTCTGTTTTTTAAGGAGCTGGATTTTCCGTTAAAGGATATCCGGGAAATCATGGCTGACCCTGGCTTTGATAAGACAAGGGCCTTTAAAAAGCAGCGGGAGCTGCTGCGGGCCCGGCGAGACCGGCTCAACAAGCTCCTCGACCTTCTGGATAAGCTGGAAAAGGGCGAATCCTGCGTGAGCTTTGAAGCCTTTGACCTGAGCGAATACCTGCGGATCCTGGAGGAATTTAAAAAAGAGAACACCGCGGACATCGTCCGCCACTGGGGCAGTGTGGAGGCCTTTGAGCAGTTTATGAAAAAGGTGAAGGAGGACGAGACCCACATCGCGGAGCTCGCAATAAAGCAGTACGGCAGCGTCGCAAAATACACTGCGGCCATGAAGGACAGCATCGCTCATTTTTCCGAGAATATGGAAAAAATAGAGGCCATGAAGCAAAACGGCGCCATCGAAAAAAACGCGGCCCTCATGGAGGCGCTGTACAGCAGCAGGGAAAAGGACCCGGCGTCGCCAGAGGTGCAGGCCATTGTAGGCGAGCTCATCGCCCTGGGGGAGGAAATGAACCTGAACATTGACAAGGGCGAGCACTACTGGGATATGATGATCGACTGGTACCTCCACAACGACGCGGTCATCAAAGCCATCGACGCACAGAAAGGCCCCGGGACTTCGGCCTTTGTGGGGCGGGCGCTTGCGTGTTATTTTGGAAAAGAGCGTGTCCGCGTTCAGATGCATGAAAAATATGGCGTATGA
- a CDS encoding GNAT family N-acetyltransferase produces the protein MNIMIREIRETEIPMLKDFLYEAVFIPQGAEAPPRAVVDTPELQVYVRDFGRQAADLGLVAEVDGKVIGAVWARIMEDYGHIDARTPSLAIALFKAYRGLGIGTELMRAMFTRLAEKGWGQVSLSVQKLNGAVRLYRRLGFEVADENSEEYIMVKELGRQ, from the coding sequence ATGAATATAATGATACGGGAAATCCGGGAGACGGAAATCCCAATGCTAAAGGATTTTTTATACGAGGCGGTCTTTATACCGCAGGGGGCCGAAGCCCCGCCGAGAGCGGTAGTGGACACGCCAGAGCTGCAGGTCTACGTGCGTGATTTTGGCAGACAGGCGGCAGATCTTGGCCTGGTGGCCGAGGTAGATGGAAAAGTCATCGGGGCGGTCTGGGCGCGGATTATGGAGGACTACGGGCATATCGATGCCCGGACGCCGTCCCTTGCCATCGCCCTTTTTAAAGCATACAGGGGCCTTGGAATCGGCACAGAGCTGATGCGGGCAATGTTTACCAGGCTCGCGGAAAAGGGCTGGGGGCAGGTCTCTCTGTCGGTCCAGAAGCTTAACGGCGCGGTCAGGCTGTACCGGCGCCTTGGCTTTGAGGTAGCAGACGAAAACAGCGAGGAGTACATCATGGTAAAGGAGCTGGGCAGACAATGA
- the vanR gene encoding VanR-ABDEGLN family response regulator transcription factor → MQTEILVVDDEPEIADLVALYLGNEGFAVRRFYSPKEALDSALEAPPELAVLDVMMPGLDGFTLCRRLREKYTFPIIMLTAKEEEIDKITGLAIGADDYVTKPFRPLELVARVKAQLRRSLRYNGGQQEAEATAAYRGLFLNRETHVCTLDEKPVELTPIEFSILWTLCKNRGRVISSEELFKEVWGEKYFTGNNTVMVHIRHLREKMQDSAENPRYIKTVWGVGYKIG, encoded by the coding sequence ATGCAGACCGAAATATTAGTAGTAGACGATGAACCGGAAATCGCGGATCTGGTGGCCCTTTATCTGGGCAATGAGGGTTTTGCGGTGCGCCGGTTTTACAGCCCAAAAGAAGCCCTGGACTCCGCCCTCGAGGCTCCGCCGGAGTTAGCGGTGCTGGATGTGATGATGCCCGGGCTCGACGGCTTTACCCTGTGCCGCAGGCTCCGGGAGAAGTACACCTTTCCCATTATCATGCTCACCGCCAAGGAGGAGGAGATCGACAAGATCACTGGCCTTGCCATCGGCGCGGACGACTATGTGACCAAGCCCTTCCGGCCGCTGGAGCTGGTGGCTCGGGTCAAGGCCCAGCTGCGGCGCTCCCTGCGCTACAACGGCGGCCAGCAGGAGGCCGAGGCCACCGCCGCCTACCGGGGGCTGTTTCTCAACCGGGAGACCCATGTGTGCACCCTGGACGAAAAGCCCGTGGAGCTCACGCCCATCGAGTTTTCCATCCTGTGGACCCTGTGCAAAAACAGGGGGCGGGTCATCAGCTCCGAGGAGCTGTTTAAAGAGGTCTGGGGCGAGAAATATTTTACGGGCAACAATACCGTCATGGTTCACATCCGCCATCTCCGGGAGAAAATGCAGGATTCGGCGGAAAACCCGCGGTATATAAAGACCGTGTGGGGCGTGGGGTATAAAATTGGATAA
- a CDS encoding sensor histidine kinase — MDNPFKRLKRKILIQVLLAALAALAAGWVLMTLFVDGVLQDSFADYVVYVFAHFTSGERAEALYREIFQSNKTLWMAAGYVLLLCAIFYWGMTRFTRYFEEISQGVDALADEKAGDIELPPELDFMEKKMNQVRQSLEKRARDAREAEQRKNDLVVYLAHDIKTPLTSVIGYLNILEEAPDMPLEQRAKYTKITLDKACRLEQLINEFFDITRFNLQTVVLEKEQVHLSYMLMQLVDEFYPIFAAQNKQAELKTDGGIDLEGDADKLARVFNNILKNAVAYSDPDTVIEIEAKRAGEAAVVTFKNRGRTIPPHKLESIFEKFYRLDAARSTASGGAGLGLAIAKEIVLAHGGGIKAESASGLTTFTVTLPLRG; from the coding sequence TTGGATAATCCGTTTAAAAGGCTGAAGCGCAAAATCCTGATCCAGGTGCTGCTGGCCGCTTTGGCCGCCCTGGCTGCGGGCTGGGTGCTCATGACCCTGTTTGTGGACGGGGTTCTCCAGGACAGCTTTGCTGACTACGTGGTTTATGTTTTCGCCCATTTCACCAGTGGGGAGCGGGCCGAGGCACTCTACCGGGAGATTTTCCAGAGCAATAAAACGCTGTGGATGGCCGCGGGCTATGTGCTTTTGCTCTGCGCCATTTTTTACTGGGGCATGACGCGCTTCACCCGGTATTTTGAGGAAATCAGCCAGGGGGTCGACGCGCTGGCCGACGAGAAGGCAGGGGACATCGAGCTGCCCCCGGAGCTGGATTTTATGGAGAAGAAGATGAACCAGGTGCGCCAGTCCCTGGAAAAGCGCGCCCGGGACGCGCGCGAGGCCGAGCAGCGAAAAAATGACCTGGTGGTGTACCTGGCCCACGACATTAAAACGCCGCTGACTTCGGTCATCGGCTACCTGAACATTCTGGAGGAGGCGCCCGACATGCCCCTTGAGCAGCGGGCAAAATACACGAAGATCACCCTGGACAAGGCCTGCCGCCTGGAGCAGCTCATCAATGAGTTCTTTGATATCACCCGCTTTAACCTGCAGACGGTGGTGCTGGAAAAGGAGCAGGTCCACCTCTCCTACATGCTCATGCAGCTGGTGGACGAGTTTTACCCCATTTTCGCGGCTCAGAACAAACAGGCCGAGCTTAAGACAGACGGCGGCATCGACCTGGAGGGCGACGCGGACAAGCTGGCCCGGGTGTTTAACAATATCTTAAAAAACGCTGTGGCCTACAGCGATCCGGACACAGTCATCGAGATCGAGGCGAAAAGGGCTGGGGAGGCTGCAGTTGTCACCTTTAAAAACAGGGGACGAACCATTCCGCCCCACAAGCTCGAGAGCATTTTTGAGAAGTTCTACCGGCTCGACGCGGCCCGTTCCACCGCCTCGGGCGGCGCTGGCCTCGGGCTTGCCATCGCAAAGGAGATTGTCCTGGCCCACGGCGGCGGCATCAAGGCAGAGAGTGCCTCCGGCCTCACCACCTTCACCGTGACCCTGCCCCTGCGGGGTTAA
- a CDS encoding D-alanyl-D-alanine carboxypeptidase family protein, with product MYDNRRKSNRYKRKRKSGGRVALLAAMAGFGLYAFIFAFKLISPAGSAHLVSAMGGVSLYSESAVLIRLDDGETLYEKNSGEKIYPASLTKLMTTLVILDQFEDLDHTVTLSEAVFDRLSGSGASMAGFLPGERITLRDLLYGCMLPSGADAALGLACATAGSEADFAALMNRRAAELGMAHTHFKNATGLHDPGHYTTVSDMARLLRAGLEDPDFRVLFTTLYYQTAPTNRHPGGLGLSSTLNALMDTPCPNGVTLLGGKTGYTEEAGLCLASLAQRGGREYIAVTAGAPGSHETSPRHLEDAFRLYGLVDCV from the coding sequence ATGTATGACAACCGAAGAAAAAGCAACCGGTACAAAAGAAAGCGAAAGTCCGGCGGGCGGGTGGCTCTGCTTGCGGCCATGGCGGGGTTCGGCCTTTATGCCTTTATTTTTGCCTTTAAGCTCATAAGCCCCGCGGGGTCTGCGCACCTGGTGAGCGCCATGGGCGGCGTGAGCCTTTACAGCGAGAGCGCTGTACTCATACGCCTGGACGACGGCGAGACCCTTTATGAGAAGAACAGCGGCGAAAAAATCTACCCCGCCTCGCTGACCAAGCTCATGACCACGCTGGTGATCCTGGATCAGTTCGAGGATCTGGATCACACGGTCACCCTGTCCGAAGCTGTTTTTGACCGCCTGAGCGGCTCCGGAGCCTCCATGGCCGGGTTTTTACCCGGTGAGCGGATTACCCTGAGAGACCTGCTCTACGGCTGCATGCTGCCTTCCGGGGCGGACGCGGCCCTGGGGCTGGCCTGCGCCACCGCGGGGTCAGAGGCGGATTTCGCGGCGCTCATGAACCGCAGGGCAGCAGAGCTGGGCATGGCCCACACGCATTTCAAAAACGCCACCGGCCTGCACGATCCCGGGCATTACACCACCGTCTCCGACATGGCGCGCCTGCTGAGGGCAGGGCTTGAGGACCCGGATTTCCGGGTGCTGTTCACCACCCTTTATTACCAGACAGCGCCCACCAACAGGCACCCCGGCGGCCTGGGCCTCAGCAGTACCCTGAACGCCCTCATGGATACGCCTTGCCCGAACGGTGTGACCCTCCTTGGCGGCAAAACCGGCTATACCGAGGAGGCTGGCCTGTGCCTGGCCTCCCTGGCTCAAAGGGGCGGGCGGGAGTATATTGCCGTCACTGCCGGGGCGCCGGGCAGCCATGAAACCTCACCCCGCCACCTTGAGGATGCCTTCCGGCTTTATGGGCTGGTGGATTGCGTTTAA
- a CDS encoding hybrid sensor histidine kinase/response regulator: MMMEEYLSVLGADQTASVLDNAPVAIYVSALDNWELLYANRLAKARFSKQLLKPGLTCYQAAGQDRPCPFCSAEKMSRETLLVRKFSHPQTGRVYELSGKIIDWADRPAQIEYIVDITDREREEARSRSLRAELEETFTSIPCGLCVYQFDGVQILPVFHNPAFYEIMGYSEAHIKDVEQSTEFLGVHPEDAEELRQKIQKAILYNGTTHHTYRVFNDRKGEYRWIRLDGSVKEKEDGAKLLYGVYSDISESVRLEKELTAANEKLEHIVNAIPGGVASYRVEGDRFIPTFFSDGIMALSGHTREEYQAMVRTDVFDIIYEADRERVHAAACAAVKSGGVLDVSYRMRHKDGSLVWIHLNGQCMGPLSQDAQFYAVFTGISDETRLFQGIANEIADGVYVIDKSNYDLLYVNESGALFREERSCADQKCYKALFGKDAPCAFCTLKTHAPDGKSHSMDTGEAGRFYSTRFKETNWNGIPSYIKYVQDVTEEVRAQKEKERMEEYFQTVVKNLPGGVAVIRCLEDGRMKPEYISDGFAELSGMQLDRVWQICKEDVMAGVHPEDRKKVGERMAEYIRNDENYCEMVYRLRRGDDSYVWIKNTLSLIRGSSGEKRIYAGYHDITKEREEQEQLRRKYNDLIMQHYRRPDPDALIIGHCNVTKNQIIEIMDHTGSDLLETFGNVRESFFTGVSRLVVDPDEQQAFLDNYLNAPSLAAFEAGKTEVVMKSYIKLPTEAHGRYVKFKVNLVETPDTGDVTGILTVTDITKQTISERMMGKLAVASYDLVAEVDVLQDRYRVISKDDAYSDIPEQEGIYSEWISELADSRVVPKDRAQVEQLLDVRTLPEQLMKKGDYSFSYSVMGEKGELLFKNMTVSALDMRLGRVCLARTDITDSIREQQGLLNVIAYTFEMIGFIDIDTGRTTMYTRQIVLESLPPYVIEDYTKSAGRLAEFYASDEGQDNARKQFSLDTLRGRLEKKPEGYDFVLPYRLGEGEMRYKQINVLWGDQNQKTVCLVRADVTDMLASERATKAALEKALSLAEKANQAKSDFLSSMSHDIRTPMNAVMGMTTLASAHLDDRDRVRDCLDKIAVASRHLLSLINDILDMSKIERSQITLNHSAIAVSDLLRQVDAMIAPQAANSGLAYSARSKNLRHPYFYGDPLRINQILINLLSNAIKFTPEGGRIELLVEEIPPVKASSAVRYRFSVSDTGVGMSEEFLIHVFEPFTRGRNVTRIEGTGLGLSITKGLVDLMEGEITAESQERAGTIFRVELEFTAAQSASEISPQPEEECLGFSDEKLLAGRCFLIAEDNPINSEILSELLKMLGAVSEIRVNGAETVEAFKRAVPGTYDAVLMDIQMPVMNGFEATRAIRSLPRPDARAIPIVAMTANAFAEDIQAALDAGMNAHVAKPVDMKILRATLCRVLKNKA, encoded by the coding sequence ATGATGATGGAAGAATATTTGTCCGTGCTGGGGGCGGATCAGACCGCGTCGGTGCTGGATAATGCACCGGTCGCGATTTATGTCAGCGCACTGGACAACTGGGAGCTGCTTTACGCGAACCGTCTGGCAAAGGCGCGTTTTTCAAAGCAGCTGTTAAAGCCGGGGCTGACCTGCTATCAGGCCGCGGGCCAGGACCGCCCGTGTCCCTTCTGCAGCGCGGAGAAAATGAGCCGGGAGACGCTTTTAGTCAGAAAGTTCAGCCACCCGCAGACCGGACGGGTCTATGAGCTCAGCGGGAAGATCATTGACTGGGCGGACCGCCCCGCGCAGATTGAGTACATCGTGGATATCACCGACAGAGAGCGGGAGGAGGCGCGGTCAAGATCGCTCAGGGCTGAGCTGGAGGAAACCTTTACCAGTATTCCCTGCGGCCTGTGCGTTTACCAGTTTGACGGCGTCCAGATTTTGCCCGTGTTCCATAATCCGGCCTTTTATGAAATCATGGGTTATTCCGAGGCGCATATAAAGGATGTGGAGCAGTCCACCGAATTCCTGGGGGTGCATCCTGAAGATGCGGAAGAACTGCGGCAGAAAATCCAGAAAGCCATTTTGTATAACGGCACCACGCACCACACCTACCGTGTTTTTAACGACCGCAAGGGGGAGTACCGATGGATCCGGCTGGACGGCTCAGTCAAGGAAAAGGAGGACGGCGCCAAGCTTTTATACGGGGTTTACAGCGACATCAGCGAGTCGGTGCGCCTGGAAAAGGAGCTGACCGCTGCCAACGAGAAGCTTGAGCACATTGTTAACGCCATTCCCGGCGGCGTGGCCAGCTACCGGGTGGAGGGAGACCGCTTTATCCCGACCTTTTTTTCCGACGGCATCATGGCCCTCTCCGGCCATACCCGGGAGGAATACCAGGCGATGGTGCGGACCGATGTCTTTGATATTATCTACGAGGCCGACCGGGAGCGGGTGCACGCGGCTGCCTGCGCCGCGGTTAAAAGCGGCGGCGTCCTGGATGTCTCCTACCGCATGCGCCATAAGGACGGCAGCCTGGTCTGGATTCATCTCAACGGCCAGTGCATGGGGCCTTTGTCTCAGGATGCCCAGTTTTACGCAGTGTTCACCGGCATATCGGACGAAACCCGCCTTTTCCAGGGCATTGCCAACGAGATTGCCGACGGAGTCTATGTCATCGACAAGTCAAACTATGACCTGCTCTATGTGAACGAGTCCGGCGCCCTTTTTAGGGAGGAACGGAGCTGCGCGGACCAGAAATGCTATAAGGCGCTGTTCGGAAAGGATGCGCCCTGCGCCTTCTGCACCCTGAAGACCCACGCGCCCGACGGCAAAAGCCACAGCATGGACACGGGAGAGGCGGGGCGCTTCTACAGCACACGGTTTAAGGAGACAAACTGGAATGGCATCCCCTCCTATATTAAATATGTGCAGGATGTGACCGAGGAGGTCCGCGCCCAGAAGGAAAAGGAGCGGATGGAGGAATATTTCCAGACAGTGGTCAAAAACCTGCCCGGCGGCGTGGCGGTTATCCGCTGCCTGGAGGATGGCCGCATGAAGCCCGAGTACATTTCCGACGGTTTTGCCGAGCTGTCCGGCATGCAGCTGGACAGAGTCTGGCAGATCTGCAAAGAAGACGTCATGGCCGGCGTTCACCCCGAAGACCGCAAAAAAGTGGGTGAGCGCATGGCCGAGTACATCCGAAACGATGAGAACTACTGTGAAATGGTCTACCGCCTGAGAAGGGGCGACGACTCCTATGTATGGATCAAAAACACCCTGTCGCTCATAAGGGGCAGCAGCGGTGAAAAGCGCATCTACGCGGGCTATCACGATATTACAAAAGAGCGTGAGGAGCAGGAGCAGCTGCGCAGAAAGTACAACGATCTCATCATGCAGCACTACCGCAGGCCCGATCCAGACGCCCTGATCATCGGCCACTGCAATGTGACCAAAAATCAGATCATCGAAATCATGGACCACACCGGCTCCGATCTCCTGGAGACCTTTGGAAATGTCCGGGAATCCTTTTTTACCGGGGTCTCCAGGCTGGTGGTGGACCCGGACGAGCAGCAGGCCTTTTTGGATAACTACCTCAACGCGCCCTCGCTGGCCGCCTTTGAGGCCGGTAAAACCGAAGTGGTCATGAAAAGCTATATCAAGCTGCCCACAGAAGCCCATGGGCGCTATGTCAAATTTAAGGTAAACCTGGTGGAGACACCGGATACTGGCGACGTGACCGGCATCCTGACAGTGACCGACATCACAAAACAGACCATCTCGGAGCGCATGATGGGCAAGCTGGCAGTGGCCAGCTACGACCTGGTGGCCGAGGTGGATGTTCTTCAGGACCGCTACCGGGTTATCTCAAAGGACGACGCCTACAGCGACATACCCGAGCAGGAGGGCATTTATTCGGAATGGATCAGCGAGCTGGCGGATTCCAGGGTGGTGCCCAAGGACAGAGCCCAGGTCGAGCAGCTGTTAGATGTCCGCACCCTGCCGGAGCAGCTCATGAAAAAGGGAGACTACTCTTTTTCCTATTCCGTCATGGGTGAGAAGGGCGAGCTGCTCTTTAAGAACATGACTGTCTCCGCGCTCGATATGCGGCTGGGGCGTGTCTGCCTGGCCAGAACCGACATTACCGATTCCATCAGAGAGCAGCAGGGACTGCTGAACGTGATCGCCTATACCTTTGAGATGATCGGCTTTATCGACATTGACACCGGGCGCACCACCATGTACACCCGCCAGATTGTGCTTGAGAGCCTGCCGCCCTATGTGATCGAGGATTACACGAAATCCGCGGGCCGGCTCGCAGAGTTTTATGCCTCGGACGAGGGGCAGGACAATGCCCGGAAGCAGTTTAGCCTGGACACCCTGCGCGGCCGTCTGGAGAAAAAGCCAGAGGGCTATGATTTCGTGCTGCCATACCGCCTGGGCGAGGGGGAAATGCGGTACAAGCAGATTAACGTGCTGTGGGGCGACCAGAACCAGAAAACCGTGTGCCTGGTGCGGGCAGACGTCACCGACATGCTGGCCTCCGAGCGCGCCACAAAGGCAGCGCTGGAAAAGGCGCTGTCACTGGCGGAAAAGGCCAACCAGGCCAAGAGCGATTTTCTCTCATCCATGAGCCATGATATCCGCACGCCCATGAACGCCGTTATGGGAATGACCACTCTGGCCTCGGCCCATCTGGACGACCGCGACCGGGTCAGGGACTGCCTGGATAAAATCGCCGTGGCCTCAAGGCATCTGCTCAGCCTTATCAACGATATTCTGGACATGAGCAAGATCGAGCGGTCGCAGATTACCCTGAACCACTCCGCCATCGCGGTTTCCGACCTGCTCCGCCAGGTGGACGCCATGATCGCGCCCCAGGCCGCGAACAGTGGCCTCGCCTACAGCGCCCGTTCGAAGAATCTCCGCCACCCCTATTTTTACGGCGACCCGCTGCGCATCAACCAGATTTTGATCAACCTCCTGAGCAACGCCATCAAGTTCACGCCCGAGGGCGGCAGGATCGAGCTGTTGGTGGAGGAAATACCCCCGGTTAAGGCGTCTTCCGCTGTCCGCTACCGGTTCAGCGTCAGCGACACTGGCGTGGGCATGTCCGAGGAATTCCTCATTCATGTATTTGAGCCCTTTACCAGAGGCCGAAACGTGACGCGTATCGAGGGAACCGGCCTTGGCCTCAGCATAACCAAGGGTCTGGTAGATTTGATGGAGGGCGAGATCACCGCTGAAAGCCAGGAGCGCGCAGGCACCATTTTCCGGGTGGAGCTGGAATTTACAGCCGCCCAGAGCGCGTCTGAGATTTCCCCGCAGCCTGAGGAGGAATGCCTGGGTTTTTCCGATGAAAAGCTGCTCGCAGGGCGCTGCTTCCTCATCGCAGAGGATAATCCCATCAACTCCGAAATCCTCAGTGAGCTGCTGAAAATGCTGGGCGCCGTCTCCGAGATCCGGGTTAACGGCGCCGAGACTGTGGAGGCTTTTAAGCGCGCTGTGCCAGGCACCTACGACGCGGTGCTCATGGATATCCAGATGCCTGTGATGAACGGCTTCGAGGCCACAAGGGCGATCCGAAGCCTGCCTAGGCCCGACGCGCGCGCCATCCCCATTGTCGCCATGACCGCCAACGCCTTCGCCGAGGATATCCAGGCTGCCCTGGACGCGGGCATGAACGCCCACGTGGCCAAGCCTGTGGATATGAAAATCCTGCGCGCCACACTGTGCAGGGTGCTTAAAAATAAAGCATGA
- a CDS encoding type II toxin-antitoxin system MqsA family antitoxin, giving the protein MKCFTCGGTMEPAQTTFFSQLKNCILIVKNVPCSKCRQCGEEYFDGDTIDRLEDLMQTAENLASELLIIEYNTTAAA; this is encoded by the coding sequence ATGAAGTGTTTTACCTGCGGCGGAACCATGGAACCCGCACAGACAACTTTTTTTTCACAGTTAAAAAACTGCATTCTCATTGTTAAAAACGTGCCCTGCTCAAAATGCCGCCAGTGCGGCGAGGAATACTTTGATGGCGACACCATTGACCGACTTGAGGATTTAATGCAAACCGCGGAAAATCTGGCAAGCGAACTCTTGATTATCGAATACAACACTACAGCAGCAGCCTAA